ttggttgattacCTTTCCTAAcgactatgttttatgtattctgttgggattaacttagcatcgAGCAAATTTTATGGTGGGGATCCACGAGGGAACCCTATTAGCAACCATTAgttcttaaactacgtgccaccgtaggtttttcctttatggcttagctagtggatccacatataactcatgattatatttatgtttatgatatgaagtctaccttggcaagtagcctctctcttctcggtgtgggagttagattggatttcatgttatagctcacatggtgttACAGGTCGATTAAGTTAATATCttacatatgtatatgttatgttCTATAATCTCTCATGATAATGTTTTACGATGCAtcgaccacatgattatgatttatgaatgcTTTCAAGTTCTTTTACTCATGTTTAATCCTATTGGTCGTGCtttacatgttcatattgattatgtcgtattttcattgttcatgcacacttctcacatacttagtgcattccatgtactaacacatacttttgcctatattatatcataatatagggtccgaCGATCACGCTCATCCTCCCGTTCGTGGCTAGAGCTTAGTACAAACCTCATTtctggtgagtcctcatgtttcgaggacgTAACAATTTACTTTTCCTTATGTTCTTATGActtttcatcatttatattacgtgagctaggagcttgtcttatgcccccatctagactagtagaggcatgttggatgtcatgGACTCTATGTTGTTTTTTCGTTTCGAGTTTGAgactttttctcttttattgacACTTTTCATGTTAAGACTTTATTTCTGCATCTATATCTTGGCTTTAtttctttacttaccttatgtatgctcatgaatgatatgctaagaggcttggttggggtccctcaggATTCTAATTgtcgtgtcacacctagggccttgcttgggtcgtgacattaagtAATAATACAggtatttttggaccaaactattagTTGTAGCgatatttttagatcaaattaTTAACCGAACacattttttattcaatttcgCATAATTAAAGTATATTTTAGACCCTTATCCGATGAATAAATGAAGCTAAGTATGGACCAAGTACCAACCATAAAAGCTTTGTGGTCTCTGAAAGCATCCCAAAAAGTATCCATCTTAAAACTCAAACACAGAAGCATTGTTATCCAATTCCAAAAGTGTGGCTGTAAcagataaaagaaaagaatggaACAAAATCAAAGAATATTGCTTAAGTATATTCTGCAATACTGGTGCTAGATACATCCAAGGTTACGCGGTCATACAGAGGCATAAAACTACATGCTGAGACACATTTTAGAGGCATAAAACTAGGCTAATTTGGACGAGAAAGCAAGTCTATCTTGAAGCATGAAAAAAGAAGATGGATGCTTAAGCCTATCTACAAAGGACATTTCCATGAATCGTCCCATATTCGTATTGAAGAGTAAGAGTGTGAAAAAGTGAGCTCTGTAGCTCAAACATCCATTGATGAAGAGATCGGGAAGGAATAAGATGTAGAAAAGAGAAACTGTTTTTATTTCAGAGGAAATAAACAGACTAATGAACAGTAATAAATACTTTAATGAAAAAGTGTCCAGGGCTCAATAGCCGCCACATCAGACTAGTCTCATTTTAACATTTCCCCTCAAGCTGGATAGTGCAAGATGTTAAGCACACCAAGCTAGCCTAAAGTGGCACTGTTGTTTGCTTCTGTGTAGAAACAATGCATTGTTTGAACAAAACCAGATTTGATTTAGTCTTGAATGAAGTGACAATCAATTTTTATGTAGTTGCTTGATCAAAAGTCCACTAAGGTTAATCTCAAATAAGACTCCAAGGGAGTGGACACTGGCTTAGCACCACTAAGTCCCATATCAGAGATGAGCTCCAATAAGCACTTCCTTTGGTTGAGAATCACCCAACTTTTGGATCTCAATGCTTCAATCCCCAGAAAGTACTTGAGAATTGTCCCAAGTCTTCCAACTTAAACTGTTGATGCAAGACTTTTTTTGGTTCAGTAATCATATGAGCATTGCTTCCAGTTGTAAAGATATGACACCTAgacctaactcaaccccaaaagctagctcttGGGGGAAGGATtgcccaagtccatataagTAGATCACCATTCCATTCTCCAACCAATGTGAGACTTTTTACCCACTCCAACACCAGTAATAAGTAAGAAACTGCTTTGTTTCAGAGGAATGAAAAATTGTATTGTTTCAGCTGTGCACATCTATATATACACATCTATGAACCACCAAAAATATCTTCTAACTAACCGGACTCATAACTCCAAAATGATAGCTCATACTAAGCTTAACTAACAAACTAATGAAACAGTGTTAACAGACGAATGAACAGTAATAACTACTTTAATGAAAGTGTGTCCAGGGCTCAATAGCCACATCAGACTAGTCTCATATTAACAAACAGATTACTGAAACCTTAGAAAGGTTAAAATGTAAAACACTAAAATGTGGAGTGATTGAATTCTTGGTAAAAATTATCCATTTCACGTAGGAGATGACCTTATCAGACCATCAGTTGCCCAAAATCAATGATCATTTATGGTTTTCAGCTAACTTATCCAAGCTTATCATATCTAATTCTGGAGTTACCTCTGTGCTGATACTTTCTACTACTGACAGTAGAGTATACCTCCTTTCCGCTTTCACTAAATATTATATACTCAAGTCTTAACCGAGCATTCAGATGGATTACAAAATTCTGCAACAATGATGTAATCAACAATAATATCACATGAAGAGTGGTACATTTGTTATGAACACTTTTctattgttttgtttgtttttcccTTTTCATGGGCTATCTAAGAACACTTTAATCTGTTCCAACATGAAAAAATGATCCCTTCATTGGCATAGTTCCCTTTCATAAAGTATTTCGCACACAACAGACGTAGCGTTTGGACAACAATTGAGTGAAGCTAGAAAATTTTCATCTAAAGTTGAACTTGAAAAAAGTTAGTGGAAGTTCAAGTTACATTCACAAATTGAACCTTCAGGTGGAACAAATAGTGAAAGATGAAGATTAATGAGTTGGAAACACTAGTGAGGTACAATTTGTGAAAACACTATGGTCAAACAAATACTGATAATATTACGTGGGTCCAAAATCAAAACTTCAGATATTATTTGACAATTCCAACAAAATATGATTGTTCtatcttaaaaaatattgtCAATTCCTACCAGTACATACCTGCAAGTTTAACAAAATTAGTGGCATCTTGCCACATAAGTGGTGAATCCACCATTCCTGCGGTTTTTAGAAACCTTTCTCAACGTAGTAAAAGTCACTAATGACGTTTCATCTGCAGTAAACTCGGCCAGAATTCGTGTTATGCCACATAATACAGAGAGTCTGGTGACCTTCACCAATGAGACCTTCAGGTGCTAATCAATCTTACTTAATTCATCACTATATTAAGGAAGGCAAACACGGAAATTTGAAGGGGACAACAAGAAAGACAAGCACTAAATAAATTCACTGCATCACCACTTATCATAGTtacaaaaattacaacaaacaGTTTTCCCATAATTCATGCACATGAAAAATCCATGAACAGTATAGAAATGTAAGCACACACAATAGTAACAAGGAGGATCTCAAACGCTTCACAAACAACAGTGCCAGTTTAGATATACAATAATCAATCAAGCAATAGAGGCTTCTGCAGCACCTTGTTTCAAGGCTCTGTCCAATCTTGCCTCAAATGGAGTGGAGTGCCAATTAACTCTCTTATCCTGCATTATCATGAGAGCCACTTAGTACCTCTAGTGATTGTGTTGTGTTATAAGAGAGTTGCAgcattaataagaaaaaaaaattcatatcaaCTCTTACCTCTCTGTACTTGCTGGTCGAGTTGGGTATGCCTTTAAAAGAAGATGCTGACAGAGATTCTTTAGCAGTTCCTAAAGGATTCCAGTAGGTACCAACAGTTCCTATAATAGGCATCTCATCAGGGCTTCGACAGGGTGATTTCCTCGGGGAGGAAGTTGCTGAATGCTGTTTCAGCTGCTCAACTGTCAAGGCACCTAATATTGGCCTGTCTTCAAAGCTCATCACAGAGTTAGAACCTTGTGAAATGCTTTTTTCTGATGTGACAGTCTCAAGCACACTGGAGCTGAAGCCAGCCTTCTTGGTGGTGTCAGGTGTAACCAACCAATTTGAGAGACTAGCATCAACAACAATTTCTTGGTCCTTAGGCTTTGGCTTGAAACTTGATGATAATTGCTTAAATGTTGGTTCTAAACTGAATGAAGCACGAGGCCCTTCTACTTCTGTGGTAAAATTTTCCTTCTGTGGCAGCTGCTTCAAGGGTTCTGCTGATTTTGATTTAACACTTTTCCACTGACTGAGGTTTTCTACAGGGTTCAACACAGGATGAATATAAGTACTCCTATCTCTCACATATCCTTTTGTTTCACCCTTTCTCGTTTCCTTCTCAGGAACACTGAACATCGAAGTAGGACTATCCACTTCCTGTTCTTTGACTTGATGAAAGGGCTTATCACTCACCACAGATTCAGTCCACACTTGTCCACCTTCACAATCGGAATCTCCAtaatcttcatcatcatcaagaTCACATTCTTCATCCACATCACTGTCACCAAACTCCTCAGCTTCATCATCACTGTCTCGACAGTTCTGATACCTGTGGTTTGTAGGATATGATCCGACACTAGATATAACAGAACCCTCTCCAGAGGAAGAGTTGGACTGGCTTGATTTAGCAAGACATCCCTCCTCCCCTCTTTCGTCTTCACCAGATTTCTTGGGTTCAGGTAAAGAATCTGTACTTTCATAGATTGAAACAGGTTCATATGTAGTGATCTTTGAATCAAAGGTAACTTTTTTTCTAGCACTCAAGCTAAGTTGCTCCTCAGGCCTATCTCTGCGTGTCACAACAACCCAGATCATTTAACAATGTAAGATAAAGTGGAAAAGAGAAAACACAAATTCAGTAACTCACCGCACTTCGGTAAGCAAGTTCCCAGAGGGTTCCTCTGCGATGCTTTGTTCTGTAGAGATGATGCTTCTCTGAGCATCCTGACAAACATGTTTCTGCAGCACAATATTGGATTTTTACATTGTTTATGCGTAtccccaaaagaaagaaatgcaAAACCATAGCTTTACTAATTTGTCCCCCCAAAATATTTCTAGGAACAAATGTTACACTCAacacaacaacatactcagtaaaatctcacaagtggggtctgaaGAGGGTAGAGTGGTTTTTTCCGAAAAACTCCAGCAGAAATTCTCATCATCATCAACTAATCAAGAAATTCCCATCATCATCAGCTAAATTAAACCTAACCCCAGTTAAACCTATGGTACACTCAacacaacaacatactcagtaaAATCCCACATGTGGGGTCTGAGGATGATAGAGTATAGTAGAGAGGTTTTTTCCGAAAGTCTCCAGCCAAATTTCTCATCATCATCAACTAATCAAGAAATTCCCATCATCATCAGCTAAATTAACCCCAACCCCAGTTAAACCTACTCCCAACCATGATTAAAGCTGGAATCTTGTTCAAATACAAGACAATTCAACACTTCCATttccaagaatttcaaaaatagaaCTTGGGAACAGGGTACaactaaggagtaaaaaattgGGAACAGGAACAAATTGTACActcaacgacaacaacaacaacatactcagtaaaatcccacaagtgagggtagagtgtactcagaccttaccactacctcacgGAGGTAAAGAGACCATTTCTGAAAGACTCTAGCCAAAATTCTCATCATCATCAACTAATCAAGAAATCCCCATCATCATCAACTAAATTAACCCTTACCCCAGTTAAACCTACTTCCAGCCATGATTAAAGCTGGAATCTTGCTCAAATTCAAGACAAGTTCAACAATTCCATTTCCAAGAATCTCAAAAAAGAACTTGGGAACAGGGAAACAACTAAGGGACTAGCAACTTGGGGACAAGAACAAATGGTAcactcaacaacaacatacccagtgaaatccacaAGCTGAGAAGGGTAGAATGTACACATAGTGTAGGTAGAGAGGCATTTTCCGAAATACCCCCGGCCAAAATTCACATCAT
This DNA window, taken from Solanum dulcamara chromosome 3, daSolDulc1.2, whole genome shotgun sequence, encodes the following:
- the LOC129882727 gene encoding protein JASON, with the translated sequence MGCFLGCFGGDKDKKRCKNRKKVIPRDQKHVCQDAQRSIISTEQSIAEEPSGNLLTEVRDRPEEQLSLSARKKVTFDSKITTYEPVSIYESTDSLPEPKKSGEDERGEEGCLAKSSQSNSSSGEGSVISSVGSYPTNHRYQNCRDSDDEAEEFGDSDVDEECDLDDDEDYGDSDCEGGQVWTESVVSDKPFHQVKEQEVDSPTSMFSVPEKETRKGETKGYVRDRSTYIHPVLNPVENLSQWKSVKSKSAEPLKQLPQKENFTTEVEGPRASFSLEPTFKQLSSSFKPKPKDQEIVVDASLSNWLVTPDTTKKAGFSSSVLETVTSEKSISQGSNSVMSFEDRPILGALTVEQLKQHSATSSPRKSPCRSPDEMPIIGTVGTYWNPLGTAKESLSASSFKGIPNSTSKYREDKRVNWHSTPFEARLDRALKQGAAEASIA